gagaaaaaaaaaaagaaggaaattattttgacattaaaagaaaaacatttcaaaggGAAGATAGCACACAGACCACCAAAATTAGAATCTCATGGCAGAGAAATATCAATCTCTTATTTGGAAGAAGTATTACTTGGAGACAACCACATAAGGATAAAGTTTTATGTACAGCATTATGTTTCTCTAACTATAAACAAGTCTTGAGGTTACAGGTTAGAAACAGTAATAAAATAACAAGTGTAGGCTAATAAACTCATCACTTTTTATTCATAAGGCTTGTAATAATTTGTTAAAATGTATCTTTTCTGCAGTAAGAGATCTGGCAATCACTCTCCTTTATTATCAATTATGATAGTGAATCCTATCCTGGACAGGCGAAATGATTTGCCTTATAGGACCACATGACTGACTTGTTAAAAGCTAAAAATAGGACACATGAGGATTGAGCTACCTTTTATGTGGTTTAAAATGCAAGTTTAAAGCATATGTCAAATATAATAAACATAGTATATTTTTATAAACAAGGAGTAAATTTTCCCCTGTAAGCCAGTAAGGGAAAAACATGGTGATTTTTGATTAGACGGTAGATTTTCAAAGTGCTGAAAATCCACTTGTTCCCCCCTGCCAAGAATTTGCCCCATTTTAATTACACCTTTCTATAGTTAATCTTATAgtcaatctggaaaccctggtggcatagtggttaagtcctacagcttctaaccaaagggttggcagttcgaacccgccagctgctctttggaaactctatggggcagttctaccctgtcccatagggtcgctatgagtcggaatcgactcgacggcactgggtgtagTCAATCAGGGTGTGGGGGACAGTGAAGATGTAAATCAAAGATGGATAGTAAGAAGAAACAGTTAGTAGCATAACGTGATTATGTTAGTCCCTTCCCTCAAATCTCTCATTGCTTTGAGCTATCAGTCCAAACCCTTTTGGGGAGCCCCAACACAGGGTCTTTGCacgtctctcttcttgcttcatCCTTCTCTTCTCCCATCTTCGATGCGtccatcactccaatctctctcAACTACCTCCTGCAACTTAAAAACGCCAAGCTTTCTGTCTCAAATCATGGCTCCCACTTTTCTACTGCCTATTCACCTTTTAACGTTGGAAGTCTTTCCACAGTGATTCCACACCTCTGGCACTCAATTACCAAATACGAGTTTTAGTTCTCCTGCTGCTGCTTGCGCGCCAAGCTGCTCCTACGTCAGCCACAGCAGGAATCACATAGTGTtataaatgtagtcatagaataTGTAATGCATAGATGTATTATGGTCATAATTACTTGTTTGTCGCAATCACCAGATTTGAGAGAAACTTGAGGGCACTTCAGGTATTAACATTTCTTTTATCTTTATGCTCCTAGCACAAAAATCGTGCCCAGCACAGAGGAAGCACTCGAGAAATATTGGCCAAATGAATGATTAAATGGACTAAGTCTCTTGTTGCCCGTATGCTATATTGTGTCCCATCTACCCCATGACTTCTAAGTTCTGTTCACTTAAAAGCTGGACTACTAATAATACTGTGGGACCCTCTGTGAGATGCCTCTCTGGAGAAACTGTTCTACCCTTTCCTGtcctaccttttttttccccacatgcaCTCTTTTAGTTTAACCTTAATGGTTTTTCGATTTTGACTTAAGACACGCACATGTGTATACCTAtgagtatatacatatgtaaaaaccaaacccactgctgtcaagtcaattccgactcatagcgaccctatagcacagagtagaactgccccatagagtttccaaggagtgcctggtggattcgaactgccgacctcttggttaacagtcgtagcacttaaccactacaccaccagggtttccatatatatatatatatatgggttttatatataaaaaaatttatatatatatattttatatagtgTATACATAATCTATAGGCTAGGAAAGGAATAAGCTATACAAGATAAAATTAAGTAGGTTGGCATGTTTAATCAGGGTTTTAACTCTCTCAGTCCATCACTGAAAAGTACCGGCATTCTATTGAATACTGGGGCAGAACTTCTGTGTGAGTTGTGGTGGCAAGTAGAGATATGTTCCTAATAGTACCTTGCTAATAAAACTGACCTCTTTAGGTACTCTCTAAGGGAAAATGAAGGCAATATTGTCAAGTCCACTAAATGACCCAGATCTTAGAATTGAATGACATCCAATTTTAATCTATGAGTCAATATATTCTTTTTGTTACAATTGAATTTGACAGTTAAAGAATCTTACATGTCATTTCTTTTGGGGTATGTTAATATCATACTGTGTTCATTAAAGTTCTATTAGTATCGGAGGCTGTATGCTATGTCGTAGAAAGAACTGGACATTAGAGTCAGACATGTAAGAGATTTAATTCTAGTTTTTTAGCCATTAACTTCATGACTTTGAGAGTGTTGAATGACTcataaacttttatttttctcatcacTTGATACTGTTGTAATGATAAAATGAATAAACATATCTGATTTGCCTAGCAAAATATAGGTAAATAAATGTTGACTTGTCTCACCATTGTATTTGTCTGAGAAGGAGAGAAGGTGAACACAATAGTCAATTTAAAGTTAGCAAGCTAGTACCAAGTCATTCCTATAatagattctttttaaaaatgaaataattatatttatcttttctttttaatgacagaAACATACCAAAAACTCTGAACAAAGAACACATCTTGCCAGAGAAATAAAGTTTATTGGAAAACTCATCAAGAAATTATTTTGCCTCTATAAAAACATCCAATACCAAGAAATAAGATCCAGGAAACAATATGaccaagaaaatataatttcaaGCCTTAAATCATTTCAGTAGTACCTTGGCAATAGTTGACATTCATTTGCCCAAATGAACCAAATAATTATTCAGCCAAATAACCATGAAAAAGATCTTGGTTTCCTTTTTGTGAAAATAAAAAGTAGGTTTTCCATATCTGGGACATCTGGTCTAATTCCCAACATCTGATAAATTATTGAGGCTGGTGAATACTGAATAGACAGCTCCTGAGTTCTTCATTGTCAGGCGCTGGCAAAGAAGTCTTTGTTCAGCAGCTTCTTGGGAGGCAGGGCTCACCGCAGGGCTGGATGAAGGTGGTGAGGTTGAGGGTCTCCAGGCCTGGGGTTGGCTGGCTGGAGTTGAGCAGGAAGCAGGTGGGCACGCAGGGCTGAGGGATGTGGCAGGGTGGGGGGGAGTTGTCACAGCAGATTGGCTCCAGTAACCAGGTGGTATGTGGGCAGGTGCTGGGCAGGCAGACTCCGCATCGGCAGCATTTGTCAGAGGAGCAGATGGTGGTGGCAGGGCCAGTGGGGACGCTGCAACAGCGGGAAGCAAAGCAAGACATGGCGTTGGGAATCTGGtttgcttttgatttcttggaaaGAAAGATGAAGTGTCTGCAGTACAAATGCCTCACTTTGGGGCTCTTATATACCCTCCCTAATGGGCGTTGGTCCAACCAGAAGGTTTCCTATCCTTATTTTTGTTTATAACACACTTTTCCACTAAGATTCTCTAATCAGTTTGGTATTTGCTTGCCCATTAAGAGTTCCTGCCTTCATTAAATTATGTTTTTGACTCATTGACCTGTCACCTTTTTGTCATAGGTGATCACATTTTATCTTCAGAGGGTCTTTGCATGCCAAAACTGACAGGAATTATGAGTAATCAGTTCAAATGACAATCGAGCATAGTTTCTGAGGCTAAACTCttctccttgtctttttccttagTTTTCAATAATCTACATAACATGATGTGATTTTTCATTACTCATTTCAGAACAAGCAACTCAAATGATTAATTGGAGCATTTTCTGCCCAGTAAAGTCAACAAGGATATGGCTACTTATAGAAGAGTGTAGCATATGACTATGTGTACCTCAGACATATTTGCCTTATTTCTTGATGGCATAATTCAGGTTCTAGTGAGCAACTAAAGTGACAGCCAGAATGGTATAGCTGAAACACCTTTTCATTATTCTTAATAAATCTGTACTGAGTTTCTGAAGATTATATTACTctatggggcttttttttttttttttttgatgagtctTTATTCTCAAAGTTATGCCAATCTTGTAATGAGTCTTGGTGTAAATTATCTGGAACAAAAGATCGACCCAGTTGCAATCCTTTGTTAAATGTACCATTAAAAGAAAACCAACTCAGTCATCATTCATTTTCACACCAATGATGTACATACTTTTAATACGATGAAACaggaactgaaaggagaaaccataaaatttccatttgatcATCTTTCCAGAATAAAAAAAGTAGATTTTAGAAGGGGatctaatctgatatgatttagAACTATGACattaataaaaatcatttttcacTGACTTATACAACGTTCTTCACCTCTCTTGGGCTTGATTTAGAGTTTTGTACGTTGGCAGATGAGGGGATTAGTCTGGATAAGATCCGGTGTATAGTAATAGCCCGTGATTCCAACATCTTTGCATTCTCCCCATCATCAGCACAAAActgttgaattagtttttttttttttaataattcgtTGAATGGCAAACGACTGATGAATAAACACAAAGT
The window above is part of the Elephas maximus indicus isolate mEleMax1 chromosome 19, mEleMax1 primary haplotype, whole genome shotgun sequence genome. Proteins encoded here:
- the LOC126062391 gene encoding keratin-associated protein 3-2 — protein: MSCFASRCCSVPTGPATTICSSDKCCRCGVCLPSTCPHTTWLLEPICCDNSPPPCHIPQPCVPTCFLLNSSQPTPGLETLNLTTFIQPCGEPCLPRSC